The Nycticebus coucang isolate mNycCou1 chromosome 8, mNycCou1.pri, whole genome shotgun sequence genome has a window encoding:
- the MCM2 gene encoding DNA replication licensing factor MCM2: MAESSESFTMASSPARRRRINDPLTSSPGRSSRRTDALTSSPGRDLPPFEDESEGLLGTEGPLEEEEDGEELIGDGMERDYRAIPELDTYEAEGLALDDEDVEELTASQREAAERVMRQRDREAGRGLGRMRRGLLYDSDEDEEERPARKRRQVERATEEGEEDEEMIESIENLEDLKGHSVREWVSLAGPRLEIHHRFKNFLRTHVDSHGHNVFKERISDMCKENRESLVVNYEDLAAREHVLAYFLPEAPAELLQIFDEAAMEVVLAMYPKYDRIAGHIHVRISHLPLVEELRSLRQLHLNQLIRTSGVVTSCTGVLPQLSMVKYNCNKCSFVLGPFCQSQNQEVKPGSCPECQSSGPFEVNMEETIYQNYQRIRIQESPGKVAAGRLPRSKDAILLADLVDSCKPGDEIELTGIYHNNYDGSLNTANGFPVFATVILANHVAKKDNKVAVGELTDEDVKMITSLSKDQQIGEKIFASIAPSIYGHEDIKRGLALALFGGEPKNPGGKHKVRGDINVLLCGDPGTAKSQFLKYVEKVSGRAIFTTGQGASAVGLTAYVQRHPVSREWTLEAGALVLADRGVCLIDEFDKMNDQDRTSIHEAMEQQSISISKAGIVTSLQARCTVIAAANPIGGRYDPSLTFSDNVDLTEPIISRFDILCVVRDTVDPVQDEMLARFVVGSHVRHHPSNKEEGLANSSATEPAMPNTYGVEPLPQEVLKKYIIYAKEKVHPKLNQMDQDKVARMYSDLRKESMATGSIPITVRHIESMIRMAEAHARIHLRDYVIEDDVNMAIRVMLESFIDTQKFSVMRSMRKTFARYLSFRRDNNELLLFILKQLVAEQVMYQRNRFGAQQDTIEVPEKDLVDKARQINIHNLSAFYDSELFRMNKFSHDMKRKMILQQF; this comes from the exons ATGGCG GAATCATCTGAGTCCTTCACCATGGCGTCTAGCCCAGCCAGGCGTCGGCGAATCAATGATCCTCTCACCTCCAGCCCTGGCAGAAGCTCTCGGCGCACTGATGCCTTGACCTCCAGCCCTGGCCGTGACCTTCCTCCCTTTGAGGATGAGTCTGAGGGGCTGCTAGGCACAGAGGGGCCcctggaggaagaagaggatggaGAAGAGCTTATTGGAGATGGCATGGAGAG AGACTACCGTGCCATCCCAGAGCTGGACACTTATGAGGCCGAGGGTCTGGCACTGGACGACGAGGATGTGGAGGAGCTAACAGCCAGTCAGAGGGAGGCAGCTGAGCGGGTCATGAGGCAGCGTGACCGGGAGGCTGGCCGGGGCCTGGGCCGCATGCGCCGTGGGCTCCTGTACG ACAGCGACGAGGATGAGGAAGAGCGCCCTGCCCGTAAGCGTCGCCAGGTTGAGCGGGccacagaggagggagaggaggacgAGGAGATGATCGAAAGCATTGAGAACCTGGAGGACCTCAAGGGCCACTCCGTGCGCGAGTGGGTGAGCCTGGCCGGCCCCCGGCTAGAGATCCACCACCGCTTCAAGAACTTCCTGCGCACCCACGTGGACAGCCATGGCCACAATGTCTTCAAGGAGCGCATCAGTGACATGTGCAAAG AGAACAGGGAGAGCCTGGTGGTGAACTATGAGGACCTGGCTGCCAGGGAGCATGTTCTGGCCTATTTTCTGCCAGAGGCACCTGCAGAGCTGTTGCAGATCTTCGATGAGGCCGCCATGGAGGTCGTGCTGGCCATGTACCCCAAGTATGACCGCATTGCTGGCCACATCCACGTCCGGATCTCCCACCTGCCTCTCGTGGAGGAGCTGCGCTCACTCAG GCAGCTGCATCTCAACCAGCTGATCCGCACCAGTGGGGTGGTGACCAGCTGCACGGGCGTCCTTCCCCAGCTCAGCATGGTCAAGTACAACTGTAACAAGTGCAGCTTTGTCCTGGGACCTTTCTGCCAGTCCCAGAACCAGGAAGTGAAGCCAGGCTCGTGCCCTGAGTGCCAGTCGTCCGGCCCCTTCGAGGTCAACATGGAGGAG ACCATCTATCAGAACTACCAGCGCATCCGAATCCAGGAGAGTCCAGGTAAAGTGGCAGCCGGCCGGTTGCCCCGCTCCAAGGACGCCATTCTCCTCGCTGACCTGGTGGACAGTTGCAAGCCAGGAGACGAGATA GAGCTGACGGGCATCTACCACAACAACTACGATGGCTCCCTCAACACGGCCAACGGCTTCCCAGTCTTTGCCACTGTCATCCTGGCCAACCATGTGGCCAAGAAGGACAACAAGGTTGCTGTAGGGGAACTGACAGATGAAGATGTGAAGATGATCACCAGCCTGTCCAAGGATCAGCAGATCGGAGAGaag ATCTTTGCCAGTATCGCTCCTTCCATCTACGGGCATGAAGACATCAAGAGAGGCCTGGCTCTGGCGCTCTTTGGAGGGGAGCCCAAAAACCCAG GTGGGAAGCACAAGGTGCGGGGCGACATCAATGTGCTCCTGTGTGGAGACCCTGGCACAGCAAAGTCTCAGTTTCTCAAGTATGTTGAGAAAGTGTCCGGCCGAGCCATCTTCACCACTGGCCAGGGGGCGTCAGCCGTGGGCCTCACAGCGTATGTCCAACGGCATCCTGTCAGCAGGGAGTGGACCTTGGAGGCTGGGGCTCTGGTTCTGGCTGACCGAGGAGTGTGTCTCATCGATGAATTTGACAAG ATGAACGACCAGGACAGAACCAGCATCCACGAGGCCATGGAGCAACAAAGCATCTCCATCTCGAAGGCCGGCATTGTCACCTCTCTGCAGGCCCGCTGCACCGTCATCGCTGCTGCCAACCCCATAG GAGGGCGCTACGATCCCTCGTTGACCTTCTCAGACAATGTGGACCTCACAGAGCCCATCATCTCTCGCTTCGACATTCTGTGTGTGGTGAGGGACACCGTGGACCCAGTCCAG GATGAGATGCTGGCCCGCTTTGTGGTTGGCAGCCACGTCCGACACCATCCCAGCAACAAGGAGGAGGGGCTGGCCAACAGCAGCGCCACAGAGCCTGCCATGCCCAACACGTATGGTGTGGAACCCCTGCCACAGGAGGTCCTGAAGAAGTACATCATCTATGCCAAGGAGAAGGTTCACCCAAAGCTCAACCAGATGGACCAGGACAAGGTGGCCAGGATGTACAGTGACCTGCGGAAAGAGTCTATG GCGACAGGCAGCATCCCCATCACAGTGCGGCACATCGAGTCCATGATCCGCATGGCAGAGGCCCACGCGCGCATCCATCTGCGCGACTACGTCATCGAGGACGACGTCAACATGGCCATCCGCGTGATGCTGGAGAGCTTCATTGACACGCAGAAGTTCAGTGTCATGCGCAGCATGAGGAAG ACTTTTGCCCGCTATCTTTCATTCCGGAGGGATAACAATGAGCTGTTGCTCTTCATACTGAAGCAGTTAGTGGCAGAGCAGGTGATGTACCAACGCAACCGCTTTGGGGCCCAGCAGGACACCATTGAGGTGCCTGAGAAGGACTTGGTAGACAAG GCTCGTCAGATCAACATCCACAACCTGTCTGCTTTTTATGACAGTGAGCTCTTCAGAATGAACAAGTTCAGCCATGACATGAAACGGAAAATGATCCTTCAGCAGTTCTGA